In Pseudothermotoga sp., one genomic interval encodes:
- a CDS encoding alpha-glucosidase has translation MLRVETRGEELSITFGNIVLKHSPNKPLLFYGYGEANYSMSHGNFKIEDELFFKIPAKRFSIEDSKIVFDDSVEMKLIVQKDLLVVRLHPLRKLNRLWFRLDARKDEHVYGCGEQYSHFDLRGKKVPIFVSEQGVGRNRKDFLTLIADFVYDAGGDWYSTYFPQPLFVSSRKYFCFVDGSSYMMFDFSKEDFFELMVWQLPVDLYFSSQETWEELLNKLTETLGRQTTPPEWIYDGIVLGIQGGTDIVLKKLEKVRSKGLKVAGIWIQDWEGRRVTTFGKQLFWNWSYSEELYRDLPKTIEKLKGEGIRVLGYINPFLALEGELYREASKKGYLVRKNDGTEYHVVITTFPAAIVDLTNPEAFEWLKGVIKKNMIDIGLSGWMADYGEYLPADAKLFSGEPAEIFHNKFPVEWARLNYEAVKESGKLGEIVFFMRSGYLKSARHTPMYWHGDQLVNWSKDDGLPSVIPAKLSLAMSGVAFVHSDIGGYTTLAKNLPERLTGFRTVRTKELFMRWAELSAFEPMMRTHEGNWPEENWQFDSDEETIDHLIRMVNLHVQLKPYFLSCQKEYFERGLPLFRPIMLYYDGDEFKTEQYEFLLGRDILVAPVLEEKATVRKVILPNDEWVHYWSGKVYRGGEHEIVAPLGEPPFFIRKEARVF, from the coding sequence ATGTTGCGTGTCGAAACTCGCGGTGAAGAGCTTTCCATCACTTTTGGAAACATCGTCTTGAAACACTCACCCAACAAGCCTCTACTGTTCTACGGTTATGGAGAGGCGAATTACTCCATGTCTCACGGTAACTTCAAAATTGAGGATGAACTCTTCTTCAAAATCCCAGCCAAGCGCTTCAGCATAGAGGACTCAAAGATCGTTTTCGATGACTCTGTAGAGATGAAGTTGATCGTTCAAAAAGATCTACTAGTTGTGAGATTGCATCCCTTGAGAAAGCTCAACAGGCTCTGGTTCAGGCTCGACGCTCGTAAGGATGAACATGTCTACGGTTGCGGTGAGCAGTATTCCCACTTCGATCTCAGGGGAAAAAAGGTTCCCATCTTCGTTTCCGAACAAGGTGTTGGTAGGAACAGAAAGGACTTTTTGACGCTCATAGCCGATTTTGTGTACGATGCCGGTGGTGATTGGTACTCAACTTATTTTCCACAACCGCTGTTCGTTTCTTCGAGAAAATACTTCTGTTTTGTTGATGGTTCATCGTACATGATGTTCGATTTCAGCAAAGAAGATTTCTTTGAGTTGATGGTTTGGCAGTTGCCTGTGGACTTATATTTCTCTTCACAAGAGACCTGGGAAGAGCTGTTGAACAAGTTGACAGAAACGCTTGGAAGACAAACCACCCCTCCCGAGTGGATCTATGACGGGATAGTTTTAGGCATCCAAGGTGGCACCGACATCGTTTTGAAAAAGCTCGAAAAGGTGAGATCGAAAGGACTCAAGGTTGCGGGAATTTGGATCCAAGACTGGGAAGGAAGGCGAGTCACGACCTTCGGCAAACAATTGTTCTGGAACTGGTCGTACTCCGAAGAACTCTATCGAGATCTTCCAAAAACCATCGAAAAACTCAAAGGGGAAGGAATCAGAGTGCTTGGATACATCAATCCTTTCTTGGCGCTCGAAGGTGAACTTTACAGAGAGGCTTCCAAGAAAGGTTATCTCGTTAGAAAGAACGATGGAACGGAATACCACGTTGTTATCACCACTTTCCCCGCTGCGATAGTGGATTTAACGAATCCAGAAGCTTTCGAATGGCTCAAGGGTGTGATCAAGAAAAACATGATCGACATCGGTCTGTCGGGTTGGATGGCAGATTACGGGGAGTATCTACCCGCAGATGCAAAATTGTTCAGTGGAGAACCTGCAGAGATTTTTCATAACAAATTTCCCGTAGAATGGGCGAGGTTGAACTACGAAGCTGTGAAAGAATCTGGTAAGCTCGGTGAAATAGTTTTCTTCATGCGTTCTGGGTATCTGAAAAGCGCTCGTCATACTCCAATGTACTGGCACGGAGATCAGCTAGTTAACTGGTCAAAGGATGATGGTTTACCATCGGTGATTCCTGCCAAACTTTCACTGGCCATGAGCGGTGTGGCTTTTGTGCATTCAGACATCGGTGGTTATACAACACTCGCGAAGAACCTTCCAGAACGCTTGACAGGCTTTAGAACGGTCAGAACCAAGGAGCTCTTCATGCGCTGGGCCGAGTTGAGCGCTTTCGAGCCCATGATGAGGACACACGAGGGAAATTGGCCAGAGGAAAATTGGCAGTTCGACTCAGATGAAGAGACCATCGATCATCTGATCAGGATGGTGAATCTCCACGTCCAACTCAAACCCTACTTTTTGTCTTGTCAGAAAGAATATTTCGAGCGTGGTTTGCCACTGTTTCGACCCATCATGCTCTACTACGATGGAGACGAGTTTAAGACAGAACAATACGAGTTCCTTCTGGGGAGAGACATTTTGGTCGCACCAGTACTGGAAGAAAAAGCTACTGTGAGAAAAGTCATCCTTCCAAACGATGAGTGGGTTCACTATTGGTCTGGCAAAGTTTATAGGGGCGGTGAGCACGAGATAGTGGCTCCGCTCGGCGAGCCACCATTTTTCATCAGGAAGGAGGCAAGAGTGTTTTGA